A genomic region of Chaetodon auriga isolate fChaAug3 chromosome 11, fChaAug3.hap1, whole genome shotgun sequence contains the following coding sequences:
- the tacc2 gene encoding uncharacterized protein tacc2 isoform X7, with product MPEVIESKREGESVRRDSLERVATVALAEREKAVGENGLGGIEKCLSSAVGETEGLLDSLPQLSLICSQGKRSLAFSAKEGQAASEESCTSKMPHNSAEIELKRQRETAIRSADTELSPAEEGARGKEPFSRLEAYINISPLGLITGPDCQDHSAAGLERAVEGGGGGGGGGGGGGGEEVELKGGLAKEHSSFSQPEGSASGVSSSETETCPPTDVAESQLKSQSWRESIATITESICTEKDRLSHPCQEQHGSAISPLPADPEQSSSNTDGGVRADLKLNLISEEWGDTCEESSITETERNSSQVFLSLISPQPLTTSRQIPVERQASNNQQVQPESSTTEARTAESASEFQVQAQSQSKRGSPTMSGAGVNLYDSSGCNNRVHFADTVKQEGSSSVDLRNMLVSAMDCASLPPLTVHESLHHPIVEASYTFPDFLSLKKQEIPTNAAPMTGERAIQCPADLTKPQKDVQLDKGDAETKDTKKNINIDQSGTNTVDLQSVTEACSKQLPAPDEKNQTGNEKYFVLSPTAGITASEADHLPVEQVSANVTKQVEMETEKGAVNVCLSKEKEIDQLHAKSQGSVKTGQPQESPLISDATVILEEKEGKQHPLLSCSVLPADDVTCKPLNVVSAELPSGHLSTDLDPSSKSETVTLTSIASSEAKPSDPSYQPPDQLDQTPPCGLVTTDPVTTSEGSTIHSADLTKGESASEVTASDQSMPVTEQCPTNPTFVLPPPGPMLSHLEFITDCDISLPEQKDNHSADGDSTKLCGEVDGSKSREMTPVSVALDLKQGDVSVTADETCPKLEDGNYATESDIKLDNSVIDDVNIPFPQEQSLSPAAKPPGATCALAKGGSDNIISLSHTEPVSVGIKPVICEASIKDDLINVSCPLSSDLPTNEAYDATKQDNVKEKHTMGDQTCTLFEEEKKQTEESTMDNQKETANRNKLQTGKTGTTPQQSNRPDKEALEEIGDLQPPHKHKVQNTESPVRDIKEEEDMKSGIVSNSQRETSCLSPDQPAGSSEDISAEVESGSEPQTVYDQSSCQNPTATLERRSDRDTAPDLSVALGQSESTPDPVCFAQQQDQQQPHLGSRHPTEELSGGCLEGPEKTNSQGRQTQALVPGVRGAAEKGDGENLCQSGSRDDLTGDDSSDNEQVISLEKGEGVQAAPGVDRVCVSLQLACDLNDSGRAAERKASADIGIVTACSHVAETRQGMEENKSPGLGIVGSTTDLMPDTEFESDLSGKGQQKSNLSASCQDPCGTPVTSKNTAVSVEPASQEREISPLQISVSSKVSTDSHDIHTEDFPSANEAEEIGTKIFITLPDPVGQPETVEKDFSAAMAVKSNSSETEECEIPDTVCKPLELQSASITSATQSSPVAQTPIKGSDVEEITKEDKAALEEEKASSQGKEQNEIKAINNEATEKQGAVNLSGGTEDSSSGSVKTSDLCESVVSQSGTETPVCHSERNVGLSENDNDRTDRISPDVITGPSVVSSKCLQDFASTPPAAPTQSEKSHDQVLSKPQDDIVVNHIATASQFEGGSLEKTPACISSVEQVNTEAADVSESPASGLTAQEPETNWIKALKEAASQSQSKQENAVEASRPLPSLESPQLEFLTPTEEVVAPLRQEDIPPPEQVAENTTEIPPSNLVKKPLDLPEPLEKTAELLEPAQHTVQHPEPIQSTNIDLPEETKKVELLEPTKKEEEPPEELPEPAGEPETSSEIAEEPAELPEPARSIEELPEPIKNEEPEPAKTTTEALEPEKKLISELPEEVVEKPAEVPHEEPFKAETDQDPADVLQDSGPSHAEQAERGDRAPAPPPPPTTEYHFSPALPPLLHDTTEFPTPPPTPPERHTPGALLTPPASPHLPPPPAPASPPVPSTYQCEDPSSAPCHPPLRSSDSDGAFETPESTTPVKAVSPIEPQTQQLPSSDKVADTSVSDPTSDLASDEPPCRSLSIVFDEDKPIAASGTYNIDVFATDSTTHALTRSLSLQGGELDTAGLLDGSAVGGFRPHSESFSVGTESAPGTLHRPKKVRPGSLKKKPLLRQNSNPESPRPASSSSTPEIKKRAKPRTANPVQAQEEAEGGSATPSPGGTLRRARKSRVETPPPLPEENNHTSQEESLVIPALPLCQEEAPHPGSPTSKDESPIPPSSSYKWDPDNFENIDPFNTGGSKIPNSPDLGRKGPLCGPIAIPPESPCVSAVEPCPPAPLEEPITNPEEQPIIPKRQSVRLEFDYSEESGEASHQASPPPKKVGKKPGGKMPLRKPKLGLKKAPPAQTEQLDNQPPATHNGNEEEIPVPKVSYNVEPDKWDDPNFNPFSSKKCISNSPKLSRPSYSFDPNNFDDSIDPFKSSNRMANSPPKASASFELSSNDYDNENDNDNIGELEDQNQNKPAKKKKTPIKSNTFRVKRSPKKSPLSDPSQDLTPADEPASLHPQDDHATDEEKLASSTSHKWAALHDTDADLNSDQQDFPQPCDLTSFVNENSLPHQAPVQDYEIEYMEKIGSSSPPLSVKKPSLYLKLDSVSDNLSKNTCAHGSEPSSPCTGSFEEMEAQITAGMKTPVLNSRPGPEGSAGDKGRKRESDALSRTQSTERDEQPPSQGPVEAPAPAMAMPLLDRLSECDDPLQYLEPDLAETNPTAFAQKLQHRDVSSPIESAVSKTSLYTRTTSYIEGESPHLPRELDHSLGIAREEIVTKEKEVLEWQRKYEDSRQEVVEMRRIVAEYEKTIAQMIGEFQDDQKEKSLSHHTIQQLIMEKDQALADLNSVEKSLADLFRRYEKMKDVLEGFRKNEEVLKKCAQEYLSRVRKEEQRYQALKIHAEEKLDKANSEIAQVRAKAKQEHAAHQASVRKEQMKVESLERTLEQKNKEIEELTKICDELIAKMGRS from the exons ATGCCAGAAGTGAtagaaagcaagagagagggagaaagcgTGAGGCGTGATTCACTGGAGAGAGTAGCTACTGTAGCACTCgcggagagagagaaggcagtAGGAGAGAACGGTTTGGGAGGAATAGAAAAGTGCCTCAGTTCTGCAGTCGGAGAGACAGAAGGACTCCTGGACAGCCTTCCTCAGCTCTCGTTAATCTGTTCCCAGGGAAAACGCTCACTTGCGTTCTCAGCCAAAGAGGGACAGGCTGCATCTGAGGAAAGCTGCACCAGCAAAATGCCTCACAACTCGGCTGAGATTGAattgaagagacagagagagacagccatTCGCAGTGCAGACACAGAGCTCTCACCTGCCGAAGAGGGAGCCAGAGGAAAGGAGCCATTTAGCCGGTTAGAAGCATATATCAATATTTCTCCCCTTGGACTAATCACTGGTCCTGATTGTCAGgatcacagtgctgctggattGGAGAGAGCagtagagggaggaggaggaggaggaggaggaggaggaggaggaggaggagaggaggtggaatTGAAAGGAGGGCTGGCTAAAGAGCACAGTTCATTCAGCCAGCCAGAAGGCTCTGCTAGTGGGGTGTCATCAAGTGAGACTGAGACGTGTCCGCCCACCGATGTTGCCGAGTCACAGCTGAAGtcacagagctggagagagtCGATTGCTACCATCACTGAAAGCATCTGCACTGAAAAGGATCGTCTCTCTCACCCCTGCCAGGAGCAGCATGGCTCAGCAATATCGCCTCTTCCCGCTGACCCTGAACAGAGCTCCAGCAATACAGACGGAGGGGTAAGGGCTGATCTCAAACTGAATTTGATTTCAGAGGAATGGGGAGACACTTGTGAGGAGTCATCCAtcacagagacggagagaaacagcagccaAGTCTTCTTGTCTTTAATCTCACCTCAGCCTTTGACTACTTCACGACAAATCCCAGTTGAGCGACAAGCGAGCAACAATCAACAGGTCCAACCTGAAAGTAGCACAACAGAAGCCAGGACAGCCGAAAGTGCATCTGAGTTCCAGGTCCAAGCCCAGAGCCAGAGCAAAAGAGGTAGCCCAACTATGTCTGGAGCAGGTGTGAACTTATATGACAGCAGTGGATGCAACAATAGAGTTCACTTTGCGGACACTGTGAAACAAGAAGGCAGTTCCTCTGTGGACCTCAGGAACATGTTGGTGTCAGCTATGGACTGTGCATCTTTGCCTCCGCTGACTGTACATGAGAGTTTGCACCATCCTATTGTTGAGGCCAGCTACACCTTCCCAGACTTCCTCAGCTTGAAGAAGCAAGAAATCCCCACAAATGCAGCTCCTATGACGGGTGAACGAGCAATACAGTGTCCTGCTGACTTAACAAAGCCACAGAAAGATGTCCAGTTGGATAAAGGAGATGCAGAGACTAAAGATACcaagaaaaacattaacataGATCAGTCGGGTACAAACACTGTGGATTTACAGTCGGTGACTGAGGCCTGCTCAAAACAGCTCCCAGCTCCTGATGAGAAGAATCAGACTGGTAACGAAAAATATTTTGTCCTTTCACCGACAGCAGGAATTACTGCCTCTGAGGCGGATCATTTGCCAGTTGAACAGGTGTCGGCAAATGTGACAAAGCAAGTAGAGATGGAAACAGAGAAGGgtgctgtaaatgtgtgtttgtcaaaggaGAAAGAGATAGATCAATTACATGCTAAGTCTCAAGGCTCAGTCAAGACTGGCCAGCCTCAGGAGTCACCTTTAATAAGTGATGCTACTGTCATTcttgaagaaaaagaaggtaAACAACATCCTCTCCTCTCGTGTTCTGTGCTTCCAGCTGATGATGTTACCTGCAAGCCTTTAAATGTTGTCTCTGCTGAGTTACCTTCTGGACATCTCTCTACTGACCTTGACCCCAGTTCAAAATCTGAAACTGTGACCTTGACCAGCATAGCCTCTTCTGAGGCAAAGCCAAGTGACCCCAGTTATCAGCCTCCTGACCAATTAGATCAAACACCTCCTTGTGGACTAGTTACAACAGACCCTGTAACGACTAGCGAGGGGTCCACAATTCACTCTGCTGATTTGACAAAGGGTGAATCAGCTTCAGAAGTGACAGCCTCTGACCAGTCAATGCCTGTTACCGAGCAATGTCCTACTAATCCTACTTTTGTGCTGCCTCCCCCTGGCCCAATGTTGAGTCACTTGGAGTTCATTACTGACTGTGATATCTCTCTTCCTGAGCAGAAAGATAACCACAGTGCTGATGGTGACAGCACCAAACTCTGTGGGGAAGTGGATGGCAGCAAGAGCAGGGAAATGACCCCAGTCTCTGTAGCACTGGATCTGAAGCAAGGTGACGTCAGCGTTACAGCAGATGAGACTTGTCCGAAACTGGAGGATGGAAACTATGCTACGGAGTCTGATATTAAACTTGATAATTCTGTAATTGATGATGTAAATATTCCATTTCCACAAGAGCAAAGTCTGTCTCCTGCAGCAAAGCCTCCTGGTGCAACGTGTGCACTGGCAAAGGGTGGATCTGATAATATTATTTCTCTATCTCATACTGAGCCGGTCTCTGTTGGCATTAAACCTGTTATCTGTGAAGCATCCATTAAGGATGACCTCATTAATGTCAGTTGCCCACTCAGCTCTGACCTGCCTACCAATGAGGCTTATGATGCGACTAAACAAGACAATgtaaaagagaaacacacaatggGAGACCAGACCTGCACGCTatttgaagaggaaaagaagcaaaCTGAAGAGTCAACAATGGATAATCAAAAGGAAACAGCAAACCGCAAcaagctgcagacaggaaagacAGGCACAACACCACAGCAGAGTAATCGACCAGATAAAGAGGCTTTAGAGGAAATTGGAGACCTGCAGCCACCACATAAACATAAAGTACAAAATACTGAATCACCAGTAAGGGATataaaggaggaagaagacatgAAGAGTGGCATTGTGTCTAATAGCCAGAGAGAGACTTCTTGCTTATCTCCTGACCAACCTGCAGGCTCATCTGAGGACATAAGTGCTGAGGTAGAGTCTGGTAGTGAACCTCAGACTGTTTATGACCAGAGTTCATGCCAAAACCCAACAGCAACACTGGAACGCAGGTCTGACAGGGACACGGCACCAGATCTGAGTGTGGCTCTTGGCCAGTCAGAGTCCACACCAGATCCAGTGTGTTTTGCTCAGCAACAGGATCAACAGCAGCCGCATCTGGGATCCAGACATCCCACAGAGGAATTGTCAGGTGGTTGTCTAGAGGGGCCAGAAAAGACTAACAGTCAGGGCAGGCAGACTCAAGCACTCGTTCCAGGGGTAAGAGgggcagcagagaaaggagacGGCGAGAATTTGTGTCAGTCAGGAAGCAGGGATGACTTGACAGgtgatgacagcagtgacaatGAACAAGTGATAAGTCTAGAGAAGGGAGAGGGAGTGCAAGCTGCACCAGGGGTTGACAGGGTTTGTGTGTCGTTGCAGCTTGCCTGTGATTTAAATGACAGCGGAAGGGCTGCTGAGAGAAAAGCCTCAGCTGACATAGGCATAGTGACTGCTTGTTCTCATGTTGCCGAGACACGTCAGGGAATGGAAGAGAATAAAAGCCCCGGGTTAGGAATAGTTGGGTCAACTACAGATTTAATGCCAGACACTGAGTTTGAGAGCGATTTGAGTGGTAAAGGTCAGCAAAAAAGCAACCTCTCAGCTTCCTGTCAAGACCCATGTGGAACACCTGTGACCTCAAAGAACACTGCTGTATCTGTTGAGCCAGCATCACAGGAACGTGAGATTTCGCCTCTCCAGATCTCTGTTTCATCAAAGGTCAGCACAGATAGTCATGACATTCATACAGAAGATTTTCCAAGTGCAAACGAGGCTGAAGAAATTGGTACAAAAATATTCATTACTTTGCCAGATCCTGTTGGGCAACCAGAAACTGTGGAAAAGGATTTCAGTGCTGCCATGGCTGTGAAAAGCAACAGTAGTGAAACTGAGGAGTGTGAAATTCCGGATACAGTGTGCAAGCCTCTTGAGCTACAAAGCGCCAGTATAACCTCAGCCACACAAAGCAGCCCAGTAGCACAAACACCCATAAAAGGCTCTGATGTGGAGGAGATCACAAAGGAAGATAAAGCAGCtttggaggaagaaaaagctaGCAGCCAGGGGAAGGAACAAAATGAGATAAAAGCGATAAACAATGAAGCAACAGAAAAGCAGGGGGCTGTAAATCTAAGTGGGGGCACTGAAGACAGCAGCTCGGGATCAGTTAAAACTTCAGACCTTTGTGAAAGTGTCGTGTCACAAAGCGGCACAGAGACTCCTGTTTGTCACTCTGAGAGGAACGTTGGTCTGTCAGAAAATGACAATGATAGAACAGATAGAATAAGCCCTGATGTTATCACTGGTCCATCTGTTGTTTCCTCAAAGTGCCTGCAAGATTTTGCATCGACCCCTCCTGCAGCGCCTACCCAGTCAGAGAAGTCACATGATCAGGTGTTGTCAAAGCCCCAAGATGATATTGTGGTAAACCACATTGCTACCGCCTCCCAGTTCGAGGGAGGATCACTTGAAAAAACTCCTGCCTGCATCTCCTCTGTTGAACAAGTGAATACAGAGGCTGCTGATGTGTCAGAGAGTCCTGCAAGTGGACTAACAGCCCAAGAACCAGAAACAAACTGGATAAAAGCTCTAAAAGAAGCTGCCTCCCAGTCTCAGAGTAAACAAGAGAACGCAGTGGAGGCCTCAAG ACCCCTCCCTTCTCTGGAGTCTCCTCAACTGGAGTTTCTTACTCCAACCGAGGAGGTAGTTGCTCCTCTGAGACAGGAGGACATCCCACCACCGGAGCAAGTAGCAGAGAATACAACAGAGATCCCTCCTTCAAATCTTGTGAAGAAGCCACTGGATCTCCCTGAACCTTtagaaaagacagcagagctcctaGAGCCAGCACAGCACACAGTACAGCACCCAGAACCAATACAGAGCACAAATATAGATCtcccagaggaaacaaagaaagtaGAGCTCTTAGAACCAACCAAGAAAGAAGAGGAGCCTCCAGAAGAGCTTCCAGAACCAGCAGGTGAGCCAGAAACTTCTTCAGAAATAGCAGAGGAGCCAGCTGAGCTACCAGAACCGGCAAGAAGCATAGAGGAGCTCCCAGAACCAATAAAGAATGAAGAACCAGAGCCAGCAAAGACGACAACAGAGGCCCTAGAACCAGAGAAGAAGCTGATCAGTGAGCTgccagaggaggtggtggagaaaCCTGCAGAGGTCCCACACGAGGAGCcatttaaagcagaaacagaccAGGATCCTGCTGACGTGCTACAGGACAGCGG GCCCTCCCACGctgagcaggcagagagaggtgACCGtgcccctgccccccccccacctcctaCCACAGAGTACCACTTCTCgcctgccctccctcctctcctgcacgACACCACTGAGTtccccactcctcctcccacACCCCCGGAGAGGCACACACCCGGAGCTCTACTAACCCCACCTGCATctccccacctcccccctcctcctgcccctGCCTCCCCTCCAGTACCTTCCACTTACCAGTGTGAGGACCCTTCTTCCGCACCCTGCCACCCCCCTTTAAG GAGCTCAGACTCTGATGGAGCTTTTGAAACCCCTGAATCCACAACTCCAGTGAAGGCTGTTTCTCCTATAGAGCCCCAAACTCAGCAACTACCATCCAGTGACAAAg TAGCAGACACCTCAGTCAGTGATCCTACCTCTGACTTGGCTTCAGACGAGCCACCCTGCCGTTCACTCTCCATTGTTTTTGATGAGGACAAGCCCATAGCAGCCAGTGGCACCTACAACATTGACGTTTTTGCCACAGATTCAACAACTCACGCTCTGACACGTTCACTCAGTCTCCAGGGAGGAGAACTAGACACTGCTGGTCTGTTGGATGGATCAGCAGTCGGAGGCTTCCGTCCACATTCTGAATCCTTCAGTGTGGGCACTGAGAGTGCTCCAGGAACACTCCATAGGCCTAAGAAAGTCCGTCCTGGGTCTTTGAAGAAGAAGCCTCTTCTCAGACAGAACTCAAACCCAGAGAGTCCAAGGCCAGCCTCATCCAGCAGCACCCCGGAGATCAAGAAGCGGGCAAAGCCTAGAACTGCCAACCCTGTCCAGGctcaggaggaagcagagggaggatCTGCAACTCCGAGCCCTGGAGGAACCCTCCGAAGGGCCAGGAAGAGCCGTGTGgagactcctcctcctctgccagaGGAGAACAATCATACCAGCCAAGAGGAGAGCCTTGTCATCCCGGCCTTACCTTTGTGCCAGGAGGAGGCCCCTCACCCTGGTAGTCCAACAAGCAAAGACGAGTCCCCCATTCCCCCAAGTAGCTCCTACAAATGGGATCCAGATAATTTTGAAAACATAGACCCTTTCAATACTGGAGGTAGTAAAATTCCCAATTCTCCAGATCTGGGTCGTAAAGGTCCTCTGTGTGGTCCCATTGCAATCCCTCCAGAGAGtccctgtgtctctgctgtggagCCGTGTCCTCCGGCTCCTCTTGAAGAGCCTATCACCAACCCTGAAGAGCAACCCATCATCCCCAAACGTCAGTCAGTAAGGCTGGAGTTTGATTACTCTGAGGAGAGCGGTGAGGCATCACACCAGGCCTCTCCCCCACCCAAGAAAGTGGGCAAGAAGCCCGGTGGCAAGATGCCTCTTAGGAAACCAAAGCTGGGGCTGAAGAAGGCCCCTCCAGCACAGACGGAGCAGCTGGACAACCAACCTCCAGCAACCCACAATGGCAACGAGGAGGAAATCCCTGTCCCTAAGGTATCTTACAACGTTGAGCCTGACAAGTGGGACGATCCGAACTTCAATCCATTTTCTTCCAAGAAATGTATCAGCAACTCCCCCAAACTGTCCAGGCCATCTTATAGTTTTGACCCCAATAACTTTGATGACTCCATAGACCCTTTCAAATCCTCAAATAGGATGGCCAACTCCCCTCCTAAGGCCTCTGCCTCCTTTGAACTGTCATCCAATGACTatgacaatgaaaatgacaatgacaacatCGGGGAACTGGAGGACCAAAATCAGAACAAGCctgccaagaagaagaaaactccCATTAAATC tAATACTTTCAGAGTGAAGAGGTCGCCAAAGAAATCCCCATTGTCTGACCCATCCCAG GATCTTACACCTGCAGACGAACCTGCCTCCCTCCACCCACAGGACGACCACGCCACCGACGAGGAGAAGCTGGCCTCCTCCACCAGTCATAAGTGGGCAGCCCTGCACGACACGGATGCAGATTTGAACTCTGACCAACAAGACTTCCCTCAGCCGTGTGACCTTACGTCCTTTGTAAATGAGAACAGTCTTCCTCATCAGGCTCCAG TGCAAGACTATGAAATTGAGTACATGGAGAAGATTGGCTCCTCTTCGCCT CCACTGTCTGTGAAGAAGCCATCATTGTACCTGAAGTTGGACTCAGTTTCGGACAACTTAAGCAAGAACACGTGTGCACATGGATCTGAGCCCAGCTCCCCCTGCACAGG AAGTTTTGAGGAGATGGAGGCCCAGATAACAGCAGGTATGAAGACACCGGTGCTCAACTCCCGGCCTGGTCCCGAGGGCTCTGCTGGAGACAAgggcaggaagagagaaagtgacGCACTCAGCCgaacacaaagcacagagaggGACGAGCAG CCCCCTAGCCAGGGCCCCGTGGAGGCCCCCGCTCCAGCTATGGCCATGCCCCTGTTAGACAGGCTGTCTGAGTGTGATGACCCCCTGCAGTACCTGGAGCCTGACCTGGCTGAGACCAACCCCACCGCATTCGCCCAAAAACTACAG